The Lactuca sativa cultivar Salinas chromosome 2, Lsat_Salinas_v11, whole genome shotgun sequence genome includes a window with the following:
- the LOC111916412 gene encoding uncharacterized protein LOC111916412, with protein MDIRAMSIGSLTSSWRNQKPPKPCYCSSRDPPPRRPPSPQNGDDRNNNGKDKSSTDWDKAWSSFKKQGKKSLFSQFTPNKYVSWNPRRSNYPLSEEVDPIKRAERSNLSLWTSPGFTLGGAIVIVTVLLVYTILFPVK; from the exons ATGGATATTCGAGCGATGAGCATTGGGAGCCTCACGTCATCGTGGAGAAATCAAAAACCTCCGAAGCCCTGTTACTGTTCCAGCCGAGATCCTCCTCCTCGGAGGCCACCGTCTCCTCAAAATGGCGACGATCGGAACAACAACGGCAAAG ACAAATCATCAACAGATTGGGATAAGGCATGGTCAAGTTTCAAAAAGCAAGGGAAAAAGAGCTTGTTTTCACAGTTTACCCCAAATAAGTATGTAAGCTGGAACCCTAGGCGATCCAACTACCCATTGTCTGAGGAAGTAGATCCCATTAAGAGGGCAGAAAGATCAAATTTAAGTCTATGGACTAGTCCAGGTTTCACCCTTGGGGGTGCAATTGTCATTGTAACCGTTCTTCTTGTGTACACCATTCTTTTTCCCGTCAAGTAG